GACGTGGAGGTCGTCATCAGCTCGACGTGGCGCGAGCAGTTCCCGCTCGATGACCTGCGGGCGCGGTTTTCGCCCGACATTGCTGCCCGGATCGTCGGAGCAACACCAATCACCCCGCGCATTGATGGCAAATACCTGCCAGCCCGGCGCGAGGGTGAAATCCTCGACTGGTTAAGGCAGGCCGAGCGCGAGCATGAGCCGTGGCTGGCTTTGGACGATGCCGCGTGGCAGTTCCAGCAGCACCGGAACAGATTGATTGCCTGCACTTGGTACGTCGGCTTTGATGACGCGGCAGAGGCGGCGCTGCGGGCGGTGTTGGCCGGATAGGTGGTATTTGTTTGTGTTTCATCGCAATCATCCTGACCGCGCACGCTCAATTATGTCGGCGACGATCTGATCGACCTCAGCAGCCTGCGCCTCACGCGCCCACCATGCAGGTTTTGCTGCACATGCGTTAAGCACATTGACGATCATCATCAGGATTTCAGGATCGCCGTCATGGGCCACCTGAACGAGCATCGCACCAGCACGGCGGATTTCATCTGAAAGTTGCTGTAGTTCATCGGGTGTCGGCATTGTCG
This is a stretch of genomic DNA from Sterolibacterium denitrificans. It encodes these proteins:
- a CDS encoding HAD domain-containing protein produces the protein MILFLDFDGVLHPEYDGQATPADVVFCHLPRFEAVMRDFPDVEVVISSTWREQFPLDDLRARFSPDIAARIVGATPITPRIDGKYLPARREGEILDWLRQAEREHEPWLALDDAAWQFQQHRNRLIACTWYVGFDDAAEAALRAVLAG